ATAGGATATTCAGATGAATAAATATATGTTATTGCACTTCTCTGGCGTATGGACAATCCTTCGACGATTTCTCTATAATATTTATTTTATTTATAGTGTATAGTGCTGATGAGCGTGTTTAGGGAGTTTCTATGTAATTCTCAAGAATTCTCGCTATATAGGTGGTGTATTTATTTATGTTTATAGTGATGTGCGATGTCCGTCGATGGGGAGAAGCATCACTCCATGTAGCCGAGTTGTTTGAGCCGATCAGTGACGTGGTCGTCCTGTTGTGGGTCGTCCCGTTTCTCGGGATCGATCGGATCCCTTCTGTCCCAGGACGGCGTCGAATCGAAGATCGGGAGCACCTCACCATGCATATCGGATGGAACATCGCTACCGGCGGAGACGAGCAATGTGGGTGCAATGTCGAGGATGCTGATTGGATCGATCTCGCCTTGTTCGTCGAACTCAGGTCCAGCGGCGAGAAAGATGCCATGGGGCGTGTTTTCGGCGGCCCAGCGGTCGGGTCCCGTCTGGACCGTTCCCCCACCGACGCCGTCATTGACGTGGACGCCCGGCCGCTGATCCACGACGATTTCGGGACCTTCGGAGGTGTACGGTCCTGTGTAGACATCGTGGCCGTGATTGACGGCAGTGAACAACGGTCCGTCCGCATCGGAGACGTCCTTGAGATCGTCGATGAGCTGTTTTGCCACCGACTGAGTGTCGAACTCGGGATTGAGATAGATCGGACCTTGGGCGCTCGCCACAGCTTTCGTTCCGTCTAGATTGATCGCATCGAGCTTGCGCCCCCGTTTGACGCCTGCACTCTGAGGCACCAGCTGTTGGATGCGTTCTGGAACCGTTTCGGCTAGCAGATCCACGATTCCTATCCGTTTCGCCACGGAAAGGACGTTTTCACGGTTGATACCCAGCGGACGGAACAGATCCTCAATCGTGCGCTGGCGCGCCTGATATCCGTTTTCGGCGAGCCATTCGTTGATGTAAAACTCCGTCGTGGTCGCTGCGCTCCCGTGATCGGAGACGACGACGAGATTCGTATCTTCCAGCTCGGAGAGTCGTCCAAGCCACTCATCGACGAGCGTCCACGCCCGTTTGGTCGGCGTGTCGTCCCAGAAGAAGTGATGGAGCACGTTGAGATAGAACAGCGTTACGTGCATGAAATCCAGCTCTTCGCGTTCGAAGAGATCGAGCGCGACCTCAAAGCGCGCGTCCAACAGCGAAAGGATTTCCTCGACTTCCGCGCCACGCTCATCGTTTGAGGAGATGAGTGGCTCGGGATGGACGCGGTAGTCGAACTCCGCTTCGAGATAGTCTGCGAGATCGTTGGGATAGGTGTACCCCGACTCGATCGACCGATACTCACCTTCGATCGTCGCTGGACCGCCACAAACGAGGACCCCATCGATTTCGCGGGGCGGATACATCGTCGGCATGTTGATCACACCGGTCGACAGGCCTGCATCATTGAGATAATCCCACAGCTCAGCGGTTCGGTAGTCCCGGCTGTCGGCCGTCGTGATCTCACCGTTGGCAAGATCGACACGCTCGAACCAGTACACGCCGAAGCCACCTGGATCTTTTCCCGACGAATAACATTTCCAGTTCGGAAACGTCACTGGAGGAAGACAGCTCCTGTGTTCGGCCCACACGCCTTCATTTCTGAGTAAAGCGAGGTTTGGGAGGTCTCCCGCCTCGATCCACGGGTCTAGGAGCCGCCAACTCGCTCCATCGAGACCAACGACGAACGTCCGGCTCATGTCCACAGCGACCACCCACCTGGTGATAGTCCTTGCCTTTTCGAAGAGTCCTCAGCGCGCTCCGAGACTACTGCTCTCCGGCCGCGATCGCGGTGAGGTCGAGACGCGTGACGGGATACCAGCCAGCGAGCGAGGGGAGGTAGACGCTGAGAAAGCGATCGACGAGGATCACCGGCGCGATGATCGGCTCAGCTACGCCGAGTGCGCCGAATACGAGCGTTGCGGATGCTTCCGCGACGCCGATTCCACCGGGCGTGATGGGTAGCAACGTCACGCTATAGGCCGTCACCAACACGACTGGCAGCATCACCGGAGAGAATCCGACGTTGAGCGCGTCAAGCAACAGCCCCACTCGCAGCCCTGGAAAGACCATTCGTGACGCGATCCATCCGCCGGTGTACAGTCCGATAACGCGATGATCGGTCAGCAGCGTGTCGAACACGTCGGCAACCCCGTCGCTGAACGAGGGTAGTCGTCCCGCCACCGCAGAGAAACCCCCTGAAACCAACGGTATCCGTTCGAGTCGACTACGAACGTTGCCGATAATCTGGGTGACACTGTCGAACTGCCAGCCAGCTAGCAAGGAACCGACGCCGACGAAGAGATACAGCGCGATCGAACCAGCGAGTACGATCAACAGTCCGGGAGAAAATTCAGGCAAAAAGAACGCCAGTCCGATCGCCGCGACGAAACCGTTACAAACGGCGTACAGCGCCGTATGAACGCCGGCGATCGTGACGACCTCACTCCAGTCGTACCGGGTGTAATGACGGAGGACGAGAGGTGCGATCGACCGACCGGACAAGCGTGATGGGAGGATCTGGTTAACGAAGTTGGTGATCAACGTCGTGCGAGCCGCAGTGGAAAACGGTGTCGTGCTGACGCCGTTGAGCAACACGTGCCACATCGAGAACCGACAGAGGGTTTCTGCAACGCTTGCGGCGAGAATCACGGCCACGACGCCGTAGTGTATTCCGTCTATCACTGTCAGAACACGCTCCCATTCGGCGTTGACGACCAACCAGAGCAACGCAGCTCCACCGAGCGCGTACTGAAACAGTTTGAGCAGCCACCGGTAGCTCGATCCCGAGATCAATCCCATGCGATCATCGTCCCCTTCATCCGTGTGATGGTCGGAGGAACTACTCGGCTGTTCCGGTTCCGATCTGCCGACGAGGGAGAAATATGCGTTGTGTGGTTTCGGTGGTGTCTGCCGCTTCGATAGCGTATTTCCTGTGGCTGTGTGTTATTTGAATCATGTCTAACAGCCAAGCAGCTACCACAGGAAAATCGTCTACATTCACCGGGCTTCCGTCGGGTATCGTTCCGTACGTAGCCATCCTCGCTGCACTCGTCTCAGCCGCCATTCACTTGTGGCTCGCCCCAGTGGTGATCGAGTTCGATACGATGCAAGCGGTCCTGTTCGTTCTGGCCGCGCTCGGGTTTATCGGCGGAATCGGTGTGTTTCTGACCCGGTACTGGCGGCAGGAGTTTTATCCGGTTGCGATCTTGTTCTCGCTCGCCCAAATTATCGCGTTTTTCGTGTTGGAAGGACCACTCAGCAATCTCGCGATCGCCTCGAAAACGGCCGAAGCCGTCTTCATCGTCGCCGCAGCGTATCTCTACGTGAGTGGTGGGCGCGGGGACCAGGCAGTCACTTCCTCTCAGCCGGAGTCCTGATTCGAGGACACATCAGCGTCCGATCGACGACGATCAGTTTCGGAGCCATCGAGAGAGCAATGCGAACGCCTGACCGTTGGCTCCCGATCGACGCCATACGGAGAGATCGCCGCTCCGCTCGGCGTTGGCCACGACGGCCGCCCGCTCGACTGGGAACGGCTTGTACTCGAAGCGTTCGTACAGTTCGAGCTGATCGGTGAGTCGATCCGGTGGCGATCCCCTGATCGTCCCGAAAAGCTCACCGACGGAGAGATGTCCCGAATTCCCGGGGGCCAGGACGGATCGGCCGGCTCCAGTGCCCAACGACACGAGGAAGTTCCAGCTCCCGCGATTGACGAGATCGATCTCCGGCCCATCCGCCGCGGAGATCGCCTTGAAGCCGGTCGTCCGTCGTTCCATCCGCCACGCTGTCGGGTCGTCAGTACCGAACCGATCGGCTAAACTGTTCCGTGCGCGTTCGATCGCCGTCCGGACGGTGCCATCAGGATTCTCGCCGAGCCACTCGTGATTCGTGCGTTCGGCAAGCGCATCGGCGATGGTCACTTCCCGCAACGCTCGACCGTGGTCGCCGGCGTGGGGATCCTCGTTTTCGTCGAGATCGATTTCCGTTGGTGGGTCGAACTGGAGGGTAGGCGCGAGCTTCCCGAGTTCCTCCTCGAAAGCGAGTTCTTGTAGCTCCTGACGAACCGTTTCCCAAATGACGAGACCGGGATGGTGGCGACCGTTCTCGGTACGCCACGTGTACTCCGCGTTCGCCCATCGTTCGAGCTCGTTCCCGAGTGCGTCCATTCCTCCCTCACGAGCGGCTTCGATGAACGCCGGTGTCGTCGCGTTTGCGATCGGACTCCGGGTCGCGGTTTTTTGAACGATCCCCGCGACGTCCTCGATCGAGAGCGGTCCGTCGTCGACCGTGTCCCGTGTCACCCGGTCGAGCAGTTCGACGCGATGGATCGATCCCCAGCGTCCCGCGACATCGCCGGCCCGCCATCCCGCGGCTGGCGCGTTGTTCCACTGGGCAACGTATCCCCGCTCGGGATCTCGAACGGACATCGTCAGCCCCGTTCCGGTTGTGATCGACTTCCAACGGTGGGTCGAGCCGGGTGCAGGAAATCGGGGATCGAGCGCATCGTTTCGATCCGGGACCGATCCGGTGTGAACGTACGCGATCGCTTCGTCATCGGCGTAGATGAAGTTGAACGTGAACGGGAACTCAGCGAGTTGGGTTTCGAACTCCTCAAAGCTTTCCTGTCGACCGAGTTCGGCCCACTGGAACACGCCAGTTAGTTCGTTACCGCGCGTCGTGGTGCGTTGACACCACGCGATCCGTTCGTCGGGGTTCCACGCGATGACGGGCATCGAATCCCCTCGTTCCTCGATGCGGGCGATCTCCTGCTCAACAGCGCCTCGTGGCCGATCGCCATTGCTGAGTGCACCGAGCATCGATGGACGGTGGACGACCGTTTCGGTTTCCATCCGTCGCCATTCCCCGTTCCATCGGTATCGGTGTCGGTCCTCGGGATGGAGTTCGACAGCGATCGTGTCGACCTGATCGTCGTAGCCGCTGGTGACGCTCCATGCGAACTCGGGTGTCCGGCCGATCACCACTCCGGGCGTACCGACGACACCGATTCCCGCAACGTCGAACCCCGCGCCGTGCAGCCCGATCTCGTGAATCACTGGTGGGGCGAAATACCCCATCTGTGGACCACCGAACAGCATCGGTGCTCCCGTTTCGGTGTGTTCTCCGTCGACGGCGAGTGCGTTGCTCCCCCACCGAAAGCCAGAGAGCGCGCCGATCGCCCGACGGACCGACGGGGTGGCTCCATCGAGCAGGTCGCCGTCGATGCCCCATGGTGTTGTGTCAGCTGCGGCGTGTGCGAGCGCTATCTGTTCGTCGGGAACGGTCTCGTAGTCGGGAATCGATTCACTGTCCGTCACCGTCAGTTCCGACGCGTCGATCGTGGTGTAGTGGTTTTCGGGAACTGACAGCCAGTTCAGATCCTCGTAGGCTTCATAGGCCGCTCGTTCATCGCCGAGGCTGTCGGTCAGCTGGGCGAACGTCTCTGCGTTTTTCAGCTCCGTGCCGCCGTCAACACCGAAGTAGCCGACCATGTACGCCACCACTGCAATGCTGTCGACCGGTGACCATGGTTCAGGGGGATGGCCCAGCGCAACGAATTCGGCCGGGAGCTCCCGGTCAACGAGGCGCTGTATGAGCTGTCGGTTCACGCCGTCGGCAAACCCTTGTAGCGACACCTGCACAGTAGTACTCGCAGCCTCGTACTGGGCGTTGAGTTCTTCACGGGTGTAGAGATCGCGCCG
The sequence above is drawn from the Halocatena salina genome and encodes:
- a CDS encoding alkaline phosphatase family protein, whose amino-acid sequence is MSRTFVVGLDGASWRLLDPWIEAGDLPNLALLRNEGVWAEHRSCLPPVTFPNWKCYSSGKDPGGFGVYWFERVDLANGEITTADSRDYRTAELWDYLNDAGLSTGVINMPTMYPPREIDGVLVCGGPATIEGEYRSIESGYTYPNDLADYLEAEFDYRVHPEPLISSNDERGAEVEEILSLLDARFEVALDLFEREELDFMHVTLFYLNVLHHFFWDDTPTKRAWTLVDEWLGRLSELEDTNLVVVSDHGSAATTTEFYINEWLAENGYQARQRTIEDLFRPLGINRENVLSVAKRIGIVDLLAETVPERIQQLVPQSAGVKRGRKLDAINLDGTKAVASAQGPIYLNPEFDTQSVAKQLIDDLKDVSDADGPLFTAVNHGHDVYTGPYTSEGPEIVVDQRPGVHVNDGVGGGTVQTGPDRWAAENTPHGIFLAAGPEFDEQGEIDPISILDIAPTLLVSAGSDVPSDMHGEVLPIFDSTPSWDRRDPIDPEKRDDPQQDDHVTDRLKQLGYME
- a CDS encoding lysylphosphatidylglycerol synthase transmembrane domain-containing protein produces the protein MGLISGSSYRWLLKLFQYALGGAALLWLVVNAEWERVLTVIDGIHYGVVAVILAASVAETLCRFSMWHVLLNGVSTTPFSTAARTTLITNFVNQILPSRLSGRSIAPLVLRHYTRYDWSEVVTIAGVHTALYAVCNGFVAAIGLAFFLPEFSPGLLIVLAGSIALYLFVGVGSLLAGWQFDSVTQIIGNVRSRLERIPLVSGGFSAVAGRLPSFSDGVADVFDTLLTDHRVIGLYTGGWIASRMVFPGLRVGLLLDALNVGFSPVMLPVVLVTAYSVTLLPITPGGIGVAEASATLVFGALGVAEPIIAPVILVDRFLSVYLPSLAGWYPVTRLDLTAIAAGEQ
- a CDS encoding DUF7475 family protein: MSNSQAATTGKSSTFTGLPSGIVPYVAILAALVSAAIHLWLAPVVIEFDTMQAVLFVLAALGFIGGIGVFLTRYWRQEFYPVAILFSLAQIIAFFVLEGPLSNLAIASKTAEAVFIVAAAYLYVSGGRGDQAVTSSQPES
- a CDS encoding penicillin acylase family protein, producing the protein MNDAMPSVELLTDVHDVTHVYVDGTDDYVEEEELYALSYANGYVQARDRLFEMDALRHIGYGDSASVLGPMQLASDIQVRRDLYTREELNAQYEAASTTVQVSLQGFADGVNRQLIQRLVDRELPAEFVALGHPPEPWSPVDSIAVVAYMVGYFGVDGGTELKNAETFAQLTDSLGDERAAYEAYEDLNWLSVPENHYTTIDASELTVTDSESIPDYETVPDEQIALAHAAADTTPWGIDGDLLDGATPSVRRAIGALSGFRWGSNALAVDGEHTETGAPMLFGGPQMGYFAPPVIHEIGLHGAGFDVAGIGVVGTPGVVIGRTPEFAWSVTSGYDDQVDTIAVELHPEDRHRYRWNGEWRRMETETVVHRPSMLGALSNGDRPRGAVEQEIARIEERGDSMPVIAWNPDERIAWCQRTTTRGNELTGVFQWAELGRQESFEEFETQLAEFPFTFNFIYADDEAIAYVHTGSVPDRNDALDPRFPAPGSTHRWKSITTGTGLTMSVRDPERGYVAQWNNAPAAGWRAGDVAGRWGSIHRVELLDRVTRDTVDDGPLSIEDVAGIVQKTATRSPIANATTPAFIEAAREGGMDALGNELERWANAEYTWRTENGRHHPGLVIWETVRQELQELAFEEELGKLAPTLQFDPPTEIDLDENEDPHAGDHGRALREVTIADALAERTNHEWLGENPDGTVRTAIERARNSLADRFGTDDPTAWRMERRTTGFKAISAADGPEIDLVNRGSWNFLVSLGTGAGRSVLAPGNSGHLSVGELFGTIRGSPPDRLTDQLELYERFEYKPFPVERAAVVANAERSGDLSVWRRSGANGQAFALLSRWLRN